In the genome of candidate division WOR-3 bacterium, the window ATTTATCGCAGAAAAATATCATATTCCAGGATGTATAACTGGCTTTGAGCCGATTGATATTTTAATAGGAATAAAAAAACTTGTTGAGCAGATAATGAAAAAAGAGGCAAGGATAGATATCGAGTACAAAAGAGTTGTGAAACCTGAAGGAAATCCTAATGCTCTACGAATACTTGAAAAAGTCTTTAGACCGGTTGATTCCACCTGGCGCGGTATTGGGAAAATTCCAAAATCAGGTTTAACATTAAAAAAGGAATTTGAGCGATTTGATGCAACAAAAAGATTTGATATAAAAGTTTCAAAGTCAAAAGAACCAGCAGGGTGCATATGTGGTAAAATCTTGCTTGGTGTAAAGATACCCTTAGAATGCCCCTTATTTGGTAAAAAATGCACACCAGGTAATCCGGTCGGCGCCTGTATGGTTTCCTCAGAAGGTTCTTGTGCTGCATATTACAAATACAAAGATTTTCAAATACCTAAAAATCCAAAAACTTGTCCTGATGAAGATCAGGATGCCTAAATACCTAAAAGTTCAAATACTTGTCCTGATAAAAATCATGATACCTGAATATCTATATGAAGACGATTACAAAAGAATTAATTGAGGACTTTTATAAAATGTTAAATCCCTGCCGGCTCTGTCCCAGGGAATGCAAGGTGAATAGACTTGCCGGCGAACTGGGTAATTGCAAGGCTGGTTTTAAACCGAAGGTATCTTCCTATCATCAACATTTTGGAGAAGAATATTGTCTTGTGGGCAGATTCGGTTCAGGGACGATATTTTTTGCCCATTGCAATCTTCATTGTGTATATTGTCAGAATTATGATATAAGTCAGCATGGGATAGGCAGGGAAATTTCCATTGAAAGGCTTGCTGAAATGATGATTGAACTCCAGGCACTTGGTTGTCATAATATAAATCTCGTTACACCAACACCCTGGGTGCCGCAAATTGTAGAAGCACTATCATTAGCCCAGCAAAATAAATTGAAAATTCCAATAGTTTACAATTGCGGTGGTTATGAGTCTATTGAAACACTAAAAATGCTGGAAGGGATAATAGATATTTATATGCCTGATATAAAATATGGGGATAACGAAAAAGGTGAAAAATATTCAAAAGTGCCTGATTACTGGGATGTAGTAAGAAAAGCGTTGAAAGAAATGCACAGACAGGTAGGAGATTTAGTCATTGAAAATGGTATTGCAAAAAGGGGACTTCTAATAAGACATCTCGTTCTACCCAATGGTATTGCCGATTCAAAGAAATGTCTTGAGTT includes:
- a CDS encoding radical SAM protein — translated: MKTITKELIEDFYKMLNPCRLCPRECKVNRLAGELGNCKAGFKPKVSSYHQHFGEEYCLVGRFGSGTIFFAHCNLHCVYCQNYDISQHGIGREISIERLAEMMIELQALGCHNINLVTPTPWVPQIVEALSLAQQNKLKIPIVYNCGGYESIETLKMLEGIIDIYMPDIKYGDNEKGEKYSKVPDYWDVVRKALKEMHRQVGDLVIENGIAKRGLLIRHLVLPNGIADSKKCLEFIANEISKNSFVNIMDQYYPAFRANEYLELNRRITPKEYMEIIKDSPFERGKEIYL